The proteins below are encoded in one region of Elusimicrobiaceae bacterium:
- the lipA gene encoding lipoyl synthase, producing MRHRASIPDWLKKSVGKNKAALRQDESRATARALADKNLHTVCVEALCPNRGECYCRGEATFLILGDRCTRGCRFCAVSRAKPLPPDPGEPLRVAQTVKKWNLQFAVLTSPTRDDLPDGGAEHYARAINEIHRLSPQTGTEPLVPDFAGDAAALETVLNAGPSVLAHNVETVPSLYAAVRAGADYRRSLKLISRAKKHSPRIIAKSGLMLGLGETKTELRNVFRDLAANGCELLTLGQYLAPSKEHFPVQRYLEPAEYDELRAIALTAGLKAVLAGPLVRSSYKAGELYRRLSAG from the coding sequence ATGCGACACAGGGCAAGCATACCGGACTGGCTGAAAAAAAGCGTCGGAAAAAACAAAGCCGCATTGCGGCAGGACGAAAGCCGCGCGACCGCGCGCGCTCTGGCGGACAAAAACCTGCACACCGTGTGCGTTGAGGCGCTATGCCCCAATCGCGGCGAGTGTTACTGCCGCGGCGAAGCCACTTTTCTCATTCTAGGCGACCGCTGCACAAGAGGCTGCCGGTTCTGCGCGGTAAGCCGCGCAAAACCGCTCCCGCCCGACCCCGGCGAACCGCTGCGCGTGGCCCAGACGGTAAAAAAATGGAATCTTCAGTTCGCCGTGCTGACTTCGCCCACCCGCGACGATCTGCCCGACGGCGGCGCGGAACATTACGCCCGCGCCATTAACGAAATACACCGCCTGTCGCCGCAAACCGGAACCGAGCCGCTCGTGCCGGATTTTGCCGGCGACGCTGCCGCGCTGGAAACTGTTTTAAACGCCGGCCCCTCCGTGCTGGCGCACAACGTCGAGACGGTGCCGTCGCTCTATGCCGCCGTAAGGGCCGGCGCGGATTACCGCCGCTCGCTCAAGCTTATCAGCCGGGCGAAAAAACATTCGCCCCGTATAATCGCAAAATCAGGCCTTATGCTTGGACTGGGCGAAACAAAAACGGAATTGCGCAACGTTTTCCGCGATCTGGCCGCCAACGGCTGCGAGCTGCTTACACTGGGGCAGTATCTTGCGCCGTCAAAAGAGCATTTCCCCGTACAGCGCTATCTGGAACCGGCGGAATATGATGAATTGCGCGCCATTGCGCTGACCGCGGGATTGAAAGCCGTGCTGGCGGGCCCGCTGGTGCGCAGTTCCTACAAGGCGGGCGAATTATACCGCCGGCTATCGGCCGGATAA